Proteins from a genomic interval of Euwallacea fornicatus isolate EFF26 chromosome 1, ASM4011564v1, whole genome shotgun sequence:
- the chb gene encoding CLIP-associating protein 1-A isoform X10: MAYSCPRDMDGFALLLNKPDTRLRQQLGQDLLAFLAEPANSITCQDIGQFVDSLVPWTHNSNYKVASLGIEILTFLVDRLGHDFKPYLQTVLPAIVDRLGDSKDTVREKAQLLILKLLERNVLSPQTLFEKLAPCFTHKNAKIREEVLRCLVNTLNEHGAQSLTLNRFIPDIVKLLSDPTSSVRDTAFSTLVDLYKRVGEKLRADIQKRNLVPPGKWPALTARFDEVKSSGELLPSAARSIDLNFDEVDKMSRMPSSSLKRATSSASTARTKSTSINPNSVLSKVGSLRKLTLSSASGAVDEEIFVRSFEDVPTVQIFSHKDVTDHLKSIQDIISDSSKDWNKRVDALKKIRSLVIARAANFDEFYVGIKNLDLALQASVKDLRSQVVREACITIAYLSQTLEGKFEKIAEMLMQHLISLIQNSAKIMATSGDVTVKFIIKYIHSPRLIPIIVLNATTSKSKEIRRSCCEFVELMLTHWPTHPLEKHVAQLQDCIKKGVADADPEARVLSRKAFRGFRDHFPEQAEVLLQSLEPSYRRALQGDGMSASSSNNNLNSGFKTTRYNKPSGVQSASDSANRKGFRSNSAIDLQAAQRAKARAQYSAMARTKIQSGTASLQGEVAVPARPKRVPDNMATASPERISRTRSRNAQSQPTSRSGSPSSRLAYLYNRSTEHDSPRPRRLSSGIPRSSQGSRETSRETSPNRISGISRFRRGSDRPPLSPASRPVLAQKILQQSREAENALADVLNDSSDSPFRSPRKTIRSLDNHSDESETSSICSERSCDSYKRHCDSFSWSGSQQRLANRDLWEPCRDITEIIALCASTTWQERRDGLMSLQNYLRQEIKLTDGELKHLAEIFAKMFTDSHTKGMVLFLDTLHEVIKLHKDDLEFWVYVLLQRVFLKVGSEALNSVMSKLMATLELVRNSFGADVVIANVYRFLLDATQTPNVKSKTVVLKFLATLCDMPDAAAVVAAPANAPHAFKKLIAFSQDPKSMEIRQAAKNCVVALWNCNTPAVTLLLTDLPKDQQDIASNIVHNHMRKTSTGSEPTSPMIPSSPMIPGSPKPPSPGTPTFGDQEEVYKSLRRTTAEIQNYSFETLGKSRPKLDRDRDTTSQDSGISQMSAGNDARNDITTIEERMEDLSIRQYSARSGTRSLPYTASNGVTETDSNGCRSLGEIKDSDAVIRDVSEKCCIGHATPLSEKRVMLNQILDLIRQGHTQGVTENFRKLLRIFIDHLQAEDPHNRVIALKILAAIFQSPSMRSTWEKYAELITLRVLNAHSDERREVVKEAETTAAMMVNCSCSVDSVIYTIAPLIQTSPYPENLGAIKMLTKLVEANPEKITTKHLVQIMPGVLKGTDHVESPVRKSSIFCMVALFKAVGEDRLTPYIQILTGSKIKLLKLYISRAEHTSSNGSKSTSSKT; this comes from the exons ATGGCGTACTCCTGTCCACGGGACATGGATGGCTTTGCGTTGCTGCTGAACAAGCCGGACACTCGACTGAGGCAACAACTGGGCCAGGACCTATTGGCCTTTTTGGCAGAACCAGCCAATTCTATTACATGCCAAGACATAGGTCAGTTTGTTGACTCGCTGGTGCCTTGGACACACAACAGCAATTATAAG GTGGCCAGTCTAGGAATTGAGATTCTCACTTTCCTAGTAGACCGACTGGGACATGATTTCAAGCCCTACCTGCAGACGGTTCTGCCTGCCATCGTTGACAGATTGGGCGACTCCAAGGACACAGTGCGGGAAAAGGCGCAACTGCTCATCCTCAAGTTACTCGAGAGGAACGTCCTCAGTCCTCAGACGTTGTTCGAGAAACTCGCGCCCTGTTTTACTcataaaaatgccaaaattcGAGAAGAAGTGTTGCGGTGCCTGGTGAACACATTGAACGA gcATGGCGCACAATCGCTCACCCTAAATCGATTTATACCGGACATTGTGAAGTTACTTTCCGATCCTACCTCATCAGTGAGAGATACTGCCTTCAGTACCCTCGTAGACTTATACAAGCGTGTGGGCGAGAAATTAAGGGCGGACATACAGAAGCGAAATTTGGTACCCCCGGGCAAGTGGCCTGCTTTGACGGCCAGATTTGATGAGGTAAAGAGCAGTGGGGAGTTGCTGCCCTCCGCCGCCAGAAGCATTGATC TAAATTTCGACGAAGTCGACAAAATGTCGCGAATGCCCTCGTCGAGCCTCAAGAGGGCCACCTCCAGTGCCAGTACAGCTAGAACGAAATCTACTTCCATAAATCCTAATTCCG TTTTAAGCAAAGTGGGGTCGCTCAGAAAACTTACCTTATCGAGTGCAT CAGGAGCAGTGGATGAGGAGATATTCGTTAGATCCTTTGAAGATGTGCCCACAGTGCAAATTTTCTCTCATAAAGACGTCACTGACCATTTAAAGAGCATTCAAGACATTATTTCCGACTCGAGCAAAGACTGGAATAAGAGGGTCGACGCG CTGAAGAAAATCCGATCGTTGGTGATAGCCAGAGCGGCGAATTTCGACGAGTTCTACGTGGGCATTAAGAATCTGGACTTAGCCCTGCAGGCATCAGTCAAAGATTTGCGTTCTCAAGTGGTCCGGGAGGCGTGCATTACCATCGCGTACCTCTCGCAAACTTTAGAGGGCAAATTCGAGAAAATCGCGGAAATGCTAATGCAGCACTTGATTTCGCTAATCCAAAATTCAGCCAAG ATCATGGCAACTTCCGGAGATGTGACGGTCAAGTTCATCATTAAATATATCCACAGTCCGCGATTAATCCCGATTATAGTCCTGAATGCTACCACATCCAAGAGCAAGGAGATTCGTCGTTCTTGTTGCGAGTTTGTTGAATTAATGTTAACGCATTGGCCGACACACCCGCTGGAAAAGCACGTGGCGCAATTGCAGGATTGTATCAAAAAAGGCGTGGCGGATGCAGATCCAGAGGCGAGAGTATTATCAAGAAA AGCGTTCCGCGGCTTCCGTGACCACTTTCCCGAACAAGCCGAGGTGCTGTTGCAGTCTCTAGAGCCGAGTTACCGACGAGCTTTACAAGGTGATGGCATGTCCGCCAGCTCCTCAAACAACAATCTGAATAGCGGCTTCAAGACGACGAGGTATAACAAACCGTCGGGAGTTCAAAGTGCCTCAG ATAGCGCAAATCGGAAAGGATTTAGAAGCAATTCGGCCATAGATCTTCAAGCGGCACAGCGAGCTAAAGCGCGAGCACAGTATTCCGCAATGGCCAGGACCAAGATCCAATCCGGCACCGCTAGTCTTC AGGGAGAGGTAGCAGTACCAG CCCGACCAAAAAGAGTTCCAGACAATATGGCGACTGCTTCTCCGGAGAGGATCAGTAGGACGCGCAGCAGGAACGCGCAATCGCAGC CCACCAGCAGATCAGGATCTCCCAGCTCTCGTCTTGCTTATCTGTACAACCGTTCCACGGAGCACGATTCTCCCAGGCCTCGACGACTTTCTTCGGGGATTCCACGTTCTAGTCAGG GATCGCGAGAGACCTCAAGGGAGACCAGTCCGAATCGGATATCAGGCATTTCCAGGTTTCGGCGAGGCAGTGACAGACCACCTCTCAGTCCCGCCTCGAGACCGGTGCTGGCACAGAAGATCCTGCAACAGAGCAGAGAGGCGGAAAACGCCCTGGCAGATGTACTT AACGACTCGTCAGACAGCCCGTTTAGGAGCCCCAGAAAGACCATTAGGTCCTTGGACAATCACTCGGACGAATCGGAAACGTCGAGCATATGTTCGGAGAGATCTTGCGACTCGTATAAGCGACATTGCGAC TCGTTTTCGTGGAGTGGGTCGCAGCAAAGGTTGGCCAACAGAGACTTGTGGGAGCCCTGTCGA gaCATCACCGAAATCATAGCTCTCTGTGCCAGCACGACCTGGCAGGAACGTCGAGATGGCCTTATGTCACTGCAAAACTACCTGAGGCAAGAGATTAAGCTGACTGACGGTGAGCTCAAGCACCTTGCCGAGATCTTCGCGAAAATGTTCACGGACTCCCATACCAAGGGTATGGTACTGTTTTTGGACACCCTTCACGAG GTGATAAAACTGCACAAAGACGACTTGGAATTTTGGGTGTATGTGTTGTTACAACGAGTGTTTCTCAAAGTGGGCAGTGAAGCTCTGAACTCGGTCATGTCGAAACTGATGGCGACGTTAGAGTTGGTGCGAAACAGTTTCGGTGCGGACGTGGTGATCGCGAACGTGTACCGTTTCCTGTTGGACGCCACGCAGACACCTAACGTGAAATCGAAGACGGTCGTGCTGAAGTTTCTGGCGACGCTCTGCGACATGCCTGACGCCGCGGCTGTCGTCGCGGCGCCCGCCAACGCGCCGCACGCATTTAAGAAGCTCATCGCCTTCTCCCAAGACCCCAAGTCGATGGAGATCAGGCAGGCGGCTAAGAATTGCGTCGTGGCGCTGTGGAATTGCAACACACCGGCCGTTACGCTTTTGCTTACGGATCTTCCGAAG GATCAACAAGATATTGCTTCTAATATTGTACATAATCATATGCGAAAGACGTCGACCGGCAGTGAACCGACCAGTCCCATGATTCCGAGCAGCCCTATGATCCCGGGGAGCCCGAAACCGCCCTCTCCCGGTACGCCCACCTTCGGGGACCAGGAGGAGGTGTATAAAAGTCTTCGACGCACCACCGCGGAAATTCAAAACTACAGTTTCGAAACGTTAGGTAAGTCAA GACCAAAATTAGATAGAGATAGAGATACTACGTCACAGGACTCAGGTATATCACAGATGTCTGCGGGAAACGACGCGCGAAACGACATCACCACAATCGAGGAACGGATGGAAGATCTAAGCATCAGACAGTACTCGGCGAGGTCCGGCACTCGGTCCTTGCCCTACACTGCCAGCAACGGGGTCACGGAGACTGATTCAAACGGGTGTCGCAGTTTAGGAgaaatcaaagactcagatgcGGTGATCAGAGACGTGAGCGAAAAGTGCTGCATCGGACACGCGACGCCACTATCCGAGAAGCGTGTGATGCTGAATCAGATCCTAGACCTGATCCGGCAAGGACATACGCAGGGAGTGACGGAGAATTTCAGGAAGTTACTGCGGATCTTCATCGATCATCTGCAGGCCGAAGATCCGCACAATCGCGTGATCGCGCTCAAGATATTAGCCGCAATTTTTCAGAGTCCCAGTATGAGGAGCACGTGGGAGAAGTACGCGGAGCTGATCACATTGAGGGTGCTGAACGCGCATAGCGATGAGCGGCGAGAG GTGGTTAAAGAGGCGGAAACGACCGCAGCCATGATGGTAAACTGCTCATGCTCTGTGGATAGTGTAATCTACACTATAGCGCCTCTAATCCAAACTAGTCCCTATCCAGAGAATTTGGGTGCCATAAAAATGCTGACCAAACTAGTCGAGGCCAATCCAGAAAAGATCACTACCAAGCATCTCGTGCAAATCATGCCGGGAGTTTTAAAG GGCACAGACCACGTGGAAAGCCCCGTAAGAAAATCATCTATATTTTGCATGGTAGCTCTGTTCAAAGCAGTAGGGGAAGACCGGCTGACTCCctatatccaaattttgaccggcagcaaaattaaacttttaaagcTGTACATTAGCAGGGCCGAGCATACCAGCTCAAACGGTTCGAAAAGCACCAGTTCGAAAACATAA
- the chb gene encoding CLIP-associating protein 1-A isoform X4, which translates to MAYSCPRDMDGFALLLNKPDTRLRQQLGQDLLAFLAEPANSITCQDIGQFVDSLVPWTHNSNYKVASLGIEILTFLVDRLGHDFKPYLQTVLPAIVDRLGDSKDTVREKAQLLILKLLERNVLSPQTLFEKLAPCFTHKNAKIREEVLRCLVNTLNEHGAQSLTLNRFIPDIVKLLSDPTSSVRDTAFSTLVDLYKRVGEKLRADIQKRNLVPPGKWPALTARFDEVKSSGELLPSAARSIDLNFDEVDKMSRMPSSSLKRATSSASTARTKSTSINPNSVLSKVGSLRKLTLSSASGAVDEEIFVRSFEDVPTVQIFSHKDVTDHLKSIQDIISDSSKDWNKRVDALKKIRSLVIARAANFDEFYVGIKNLDLALQASVKDLRSQVVREACITIAYLSQTLEGKFEKIAEMLMQHLISLIQNSAKIMATSGDVTVKFIIKYIHSPRLIPIIVLNATTSKSKEIRRSCCEFVELMLTHWPTHPLEKHVAQLQDCIKKGVADADPEARVLSRKAFRGFRDHFPEQAEVLLQSLEPSYRRALQGDGMSASSSNNNLNSGFKTTRYNKPSGVQSASGSTENLACASALHRVPSLPRSYRQRSGIPVLSRPENSANRKGFRSNSAIDLQAAQRAKARAQYSAMARTKIQSGTASLQGEVAVPARPKRVPDNMATASPERISRTRSRNAQSQPTSRSGSPSSRLAYLYNRSTEHDSPRPRRLSSGIPRSSQGSRETSRETSPNRISGISRFRRGSDRPPLSPASRPVLAQKILQQSREAENALADVLNDSSDSPFRSPRKTIRSLDNHSDESETSSICSERSCDSYKRHCDSFSWSGSQQRLANRDLWEPCRDITEIIALCASTTWQERRDGLMSLQNYLRQEIKLTDGELKHLAEIFAKMFTDSHTKGMVLFLDTLHEVIKLHKDDLEFWVYVLLQRVFLKVGSEALNSVMSKLMATLELVRNSFGADVVIANVYRFLLDATQTPNVKSKTVVLKFLATLCDMPDAAAVVAAPANAPHAFKKLIAFSQDPKSMEIRQAAKNCVVALWNCNTPAVTLLLTDLPKDQQDIASNIVHNHMRKTSTGSEPTSPMIPSSPMIPGSPKPPSPGTPTFGDQEEVYKSLRRTTAEIQNYSFETLGPKLDRDRDTTSQDSGISQMSAGNDARNDITTIEERMEDLSIRQYSARSGTRSLPYTASNGVTETDSNGCRSLGEIKDSDAVIRDVSEKCCIGHATPLSEKRVMLNQILDLIRQGHTQGVTENFRKLLRIFIDHLQAEDPHNRVIALKILAAIFQSPSMRSTWEKYAELITLRVLNAHSDERREVVKEAETTAAMMVNCSCSVDSVIYTIAPLIQTSPYPENLGAIKMLTKLVEANPEKITTKHLVQIMPGVLKGTDHVESPVRKSSIFCMVALFKAVGEDRLTPYIQILTGSKIKLLKLYISRAEHTSSNGSKSTSSKT; encoded by the exons ATGGCGTACTCCTGTCCACGGGACATGGATGGCTTTGCGTTGCTGCTGAACAAGCCGGACACTCGACTGAGGCAACAACTGGGCCAGGACCTATTGGCCTTTTTGGCAGAACCAGCCAATTCTATTACATGCCAAGACATAGGTCAGTTTGTTGACTCGCTGGTGCCTTGGACACACAACAGCAATTATAAG GTGGCCAGTCTAGGAATTGAGATTCTCACTTTCCTAGTAGACCGACTGGGACATGATTTCAAGCCCTACCTGCAGACGGTTCTGCCTGCCATCGTTGACAGATTGGGCGACTCCAAGGACACAGTGCGGGAAAAGGCGCAACTGCTCATCCTCAAGTTACTCGAGAGGAACGTCCTCAGTCCTCAGACGTTGTTCGAGAAACTCGCGCCCTGTTTTACTcataaaaatgccaaaattcGAGAAGAAGTGTTGCGGTGCCTGGTGAACACATTGAACGA gcATGGCGCACAATCGCTCACCCTAAATCGATTTATACCGGACATTGTGAAGTTACTTTCCGATCCTACCTCATCAGTGAGAGATACTGCCTTCAGTACCCTCGTAGACTTATACAAGCGTGTGGGCGAGAAATTAAGGGCGGACATACAGAAGCGAAATTTGGTACCCCCGGGCAAGTGGCCTGCTTTGACGGCCAGATTTGATGAGGTAAAGAGCAGTGGGGAGTTGCTGCCCTCCGCCGCCAGAAGCATTGATC TAAATTTCGACGAAGTCGACAAAATGTCGCGAATGCCCTCGTCGAGCCTCAAGAGGGCCACCTCCAGTGCCAGTACAGCTAGAACGAAATCTACTTCCATAAATCCTAATTCCG TTTTAAGCAAAGTGGGGTCGCTCAGAAAACTTACCTTATCGAGTGCAT CAGGAGCAGTGGATGAGGAGATATTCGTTAGATCCTTTGAAGATGTGCCCACAGTGCAAATTTTCTCTCATAAAGACGTCACTGACCATTTAAAGAGCATTCAAGACATTATTTCCGACTCGAGCAAAGACTGGAATAAGAGGGTCGACGCG CTGAAGAAAATCCGATCGTTGGTGATAGCCAGAGCGGCGAATTTCGACGAGTTCTACGTGGGCATTAAGAATCTGGACTTAGCCCTGCAGGCATCAGTCAAAGATTTGCGTTCTCAAGTGGTCCGGGAGGCGTGCATTACCATCGCGTACCTCTCGCAAACTTTAGAGGGCAAATTCGAGAAAATCGCGGAAATGCTAATGCAGCACTTGATTTCGCTAATCCAAAATTCAGCCAAG ATCATGGCAACTTCCGGAGATGTGACGGTCAAGTTCATCATTAAATATATCCACAGTCCGCGATTAATCCCGATTATAGTCCTGAATGCTACCACATCCAAGAGCAAGGAGATTCGTCGTTCTTGTTGCGAGTTTGTTGAATTAATGTTAACGCATTGGCCGACACACCCGCTGGAAAAGCACGTGGCGCAATTGCAGGATTGTATCAAAAAAGGCGTGGCGGATGCAGATCCAGAGGCGAGAGTATTATCAAGAAA AGCGTTCCGCGGCTTCCGTGACCACTTTCCCGAACAAGCCGAGGTGCTGTTGCAGTCTCTAGAGCCGAGTTACCGACGAGCTTTACAAGGTGATGGCATGTCCGCCAGCTCCTCAAACAACAATCTGAATAGCGGCTTCAAGACGACGAGGTATAACAAACCGTCGGGAGTTCAAAGTGCCTCAG GCAGTACCGAAAATTTGGCTTGCGCCAGCGCTTTGCACAGGGTCCCCTCGTTGCCTCGCAGCTACAGGCAACGCAGCGGGATTCCTGTGCTTTCCAGGCCTGAGA ATAGCGCAAATCGGAAAGGATTTAGAAGCAATTCGGCCATAGATCTTCAAGCGGCACAGCGAGCTAAAGCGCGAGCACAGTATTCCGCAATGGCCAGGACCAAGATCCAATCCGGCACCGCTAGTCTTC AGGGAGAGGTAGCAGTACCAG CCCGACCAAAAAGAGTTCCAGACAATATGGCGACTGCTTCTCCGGAGAGGATCAGTAGGACGCGCAGCAGGAACGCGCAATCGCAGC CCACCAGCAGATCAGGATCTCCCAGCTCTCGTCTTGCTTATCTGTACAACCGTTCCACGGAGCACGATTCTCCCAGGCCTCGACGACTTTCTTCGGGGATTCCACGTTCTAGTCAGG GATCGCGAGAGACCTCAAGGGAGACCAGTCCGAATCGGATATCAGGCATTTCCAGGTTTCGGCGAGGCAGTGACAGACCACCTCTCAGTCCCGCCTCGAGACCGGTGCTGGCACAGAAGATCCTGCAACAGAGCAGAGAGGCGGAAAACGCCCTGGCAGATGTACTT AACGACTCGTCAGACAGCCCGTTTAGGAGCCCCAGAAAGACCATTAGGTCCTTGGACAATCACTCGGACGAATCGGAAACGTCGAGCATATGTTCGGAGAGATCTTGCGACTCGTATAAGCGACATTGCGAC TCGTTTTCGTGGAGTGGGTCGCAGCAAAGGTTGGCCAACAGAGACTTGTGGGAGCCCTGTCGA gaCATCACCGAAATCATAGCTCTCTGTGCCAGCACGACCTGGCAGGAACGTCGAGATGGCCTTATGTCACTGCAAAACTACCTGAGGCAAGAGATTAAGCTGACTGACGGTGAGCTCAAGCACCTTGCCGAGATCTTCGCGAAAATGTTCACGGACTCCCATACCAAGGGTATGGTACTGTTTTTGGACACCCTTCACGAG GTGATAAAACTGCACAAAGACGACTTGGAATTTTGGGTGTATGTGTTGTTACAACGAGTGTTTCTCAAAGTGGGCAGTGAAGCTCTGAACTCGGTCATGTCGAAACTGATGGCGACGTTAGAGTTGGTGCGAAACAGTTTCGGTGCGGACGTGGTGATCGCGAACGTGTACCGTTTCCTGTTGGACGCCACGCAGACACCTAACGTGAAATCGAAGACGGTCGTGCTGAAGTTTCTGGCGACGCTCTGCGACATGCCTGACGCCGCGGCTGTCGTCGCGGCGCCCGCCAACGCGCCGCACGCATTTAAGAAGCTCATCGCCTTCTCCCAAGACCCCAAGTCGATGGAGATCAGGCAGGCGGCTAAGAATTGCGTCGTGGCGCTGTGGAATTGCAACACACCGGCCGTTACGCTTTTGCTTACGGATCTTCCGAAG GATCAACAAGATATTGCTTCTAATATTGTACATAATCATATGCGAAAGACGTCGACCGGCAGTGAACCGACCAGTCCCATGATTCCGAGCAGCCCTATGATCCCGGGGAGCCCGAAACCGCCCTCTCCCGGTACGCCCACCTTCGGGGACCAGGAGGAGGTGTATAAAAGTCTTCGACGCACCACCGCGGAAATTCAAAACTACAGTTTCGAAACGTTAG GACCAAAATTAGATAGAGATAGAGATACTACGTCACAGGACTCAGGTATATCACAGATGTCTGCGGGAAACGACGCGCGAAACGACATCACCACAATCGAGGAACGGATGGAAGATCTAAGCATCAGACAGTACTCGGCGAGGTCCGGCACTCGGTCCTTGCCCTACACTGCCAGCAACGGGGTCACGGAGACTGATTCAAACGGGTGTCGCAGTTTAGGAgaaatcaaagactcagatgcGGTGATCAGAGACGTGAGCGAAAAGTGCTGCATCGGACACGCGACGCCACTATCCGAGAAGCGTGTGATGCTGAATCAGATCCTAGACCTGATCCGGCAAGGACATACGCAGGGAGTGACGGAGAATTTCAGGAAGTTACTGCGGATCTTCATCGATCATCTGCAGGCCGAAGATCCGCACAATCGCGTGATCGCGCTCAAGATATTAGCCGCAATTTTTCAGAGTCCCAGTATGAGGAGCACGTGGGAGAAGTACGCGGAGCTGATCACATTGAGGGTGCTGAACGCGCATAGCGATGAGCGGCGAGAG GTGGTTAAAGAGGCGGAAACGACCGCAGCCATGATGGTAAACTGCTCATGCTCTGTGGATAGTGTAATCTACACTATAGCGCCTCTAATCCAAACTAGTCCCTATCCAGAGAATTTGGGTGCCATAAAAATGCTGACCAAACTAGTCGAGGCCAATCCAGAAAAGATCACTACCAAGCATCTCGTGCAAATCATGCCGGGAGTTTTAAAG GGCACAGACCACGTGGAAAGCCCCGTAAGAAAATCATCTATATTTTGCATGGTAGCTCTGTTCAAAGCAGTAGGGGAAGACCGGCTGACTCCctatatccaaattttgaccggcagcaaaattaaacttttaaagcTGTACATTAGCAGGGCCGAGCATACCAGCTCAAACGGTTCGAAAAGCACCAGTTCGAAAACATAA